The sequence ATCCCCCAGCTCTGCCAGTGTAACCCTGTCTGCTTTCAGCCCCAAAGTCTTCCCCTTGCCCTGATGACTGGATGCTGGTTAGTGGACGTTGCTACTATTTTTCTGAAAGAGAGACAGATTGGAAATCAAGTGAGAAATTCTGCACCGATGCTGGAGGGTCACTAGTGATGTTAAAAGACAACAAGACAGAGGTACATGTTAAATGAATCAATAAAGCACCGCGGTGGTTTGATTATCATTCAATAACCTAACCCTTTAGGGATCACTGAGACACACGCGTCACCTGAGCCTCTGCCCTGATTattcctaataaaaaaaaaaaatcggttcAATCTATAACTACACTTCCAAGATATAATAAAGGCTGCATTTTAGCATAAGCTCTATGTAAGTAAAAGCTTTGCCCTCGTCACTCCCCTGGCCAGTCTCACGGCAGACAGCCACTTCCTCCCATCTCTCCTGTTTATATAAAAGGTTCATGTTATATCGGAGTTGCTGCTATAGACTGAGCTGTGTTTATATTTATCATTTTGAAAGCAAACttagatttaaaataaataaatcctcagCATAAAATGCTAAACAGTAAAAGTAACAGAGGCGCAGAGATCCCGCGGAATAAAAAGAAAAGGACTATGTAGCGTAGTATATTGTATAAGACCAGGAATAAACATGTTAACTGTTCTCACAAGTGTATTATACAATGTAGCACTTTGCAGGTAACCATGTGTCCGCAGCGCCCTGATTCTTCAGTAACTGCCTCCGTTCTCCAAGCACAGAATAAAATACAGGATGCaaaccacatatactgtagtgtagtATATTCTGGTAGAGATCTTAAACGTGGGGTTGAGACAGTATTGCACCCCCATATGGCAGGTATGAGCGTCAAAGCAGATTTCAAGGTGAACCTGACGTCATATCTCACCCCCACTCTGACCAGTTCCGTTGCTGGTGGCGCTCACCGACTGTACCACTTCTGGTTTCCGCGCTGCCTCACAGCTTCAGGAATTACATGCACTCTCTCCCAGCTCTTTTCACTGTTTGAATCAACACTTTATAATGGGAtggctctctcctcctctcctctctcgctcctctctgctctcgctcctctctgctctcgctcctctctgctctcgctcctctctgctctcgctcctctctgctctcgctctctcctctcgctctctcctctcgctctctcctctcgctctctcctctcgctctctgctctcgctctctgctcttgctctctgctcttctctctgcactctcatcTCAAATAAGACATGCTTACCAGCCCCAGAAAAGatagaaatgtattttaattaactCGAGAAGAATTTAGAAGATCAGTCTCCCTATAGTCATCTTCAACAAGATACTATCTACATTATTTGTGTTTTTCATAGCTCTTCACAGTTAGTCTTAATATACGTCCAGTGTTACactgctgttttttgtttttctatattttttactATATCCATCCGGTCCACGCACCAGAGGATGTCCATCTTTTTTGCTTTCCAGAAATAGAAATTTGACTAAAGATATTACTTTATTTAAAATTTTTATTACTTGTACTGTTCTGAATAAATGTAACAATTTTCATTCATTTCAGGAAGTCGTAAATCGATTGAAAAATAAATATGACTACTGGATCGGACTAAAGAAGGACGCCCAAGGAAAGTGGAAGTGGTCTGATGGTACTCTGTATACTGGCAAGTAAGTGAGTGGTATATAAAGGCCCAGATTGACTAATGAAGCTAAGGCTTAGAACACCGTCAGTCCATACCAGTGAATATCAGCGGATccatattatttatttgtaaaatgttttaccaggcagtaatacattgagttacctctcattttcaagtatgtcctgggcacagcgttataacaATACAGGGTTACataaaaagaacagggttatacagggaaTTCACAGACACTTCATGGACGgatagttggaaaattgggtacagtagattaaagggctggtgagtttcaaatTGAAATACAGCAATTTTGACATCACCAGACATCAGCGAAAAgcagcagcaaatggctcacaccctttggctgtgccaatagctgtccacctttggggcgacgcagatgtaggcAGACgggttcagaatgaatgcagctgtggcTTCAGAGTCCTTTGTCCTCCAGGGCATTAATATTCCAGAGGGTGGGACTGCGGAAACACAGCAGTAAGTGCAAACAGAGGGAtcaacccttagcatgctggttatgtgcagaggggagcagctcctgggggaccccatcaggcGTCCgactttggggcgacgcagatgtagattgaggtgttcagattgaatgcagctgcacGTCTTTAAAGAATTCCCGCTGTTACCAAATGTATCTTTcccaataaaatatttattcagAATTCTTACTTCTCtaaaaattgaaaatgaatgGAAATTTTTAAAGTGAATAGGTGAAaattaaccatttttttttaaacatagactTTTGCACcaataaaatattatttacaCATAGATATCTAGTGCTACCAACTACAGATGGGCAGAACAGTCCAAATCCATTCCCCAAAATggagatgaaccccattaatttcagctctggggactcacTGCTGCCCgagatacctccatagggggtgctggtatccctcttcagtttaaatgtcccattcATGTGGACCAGTAGGAAGCTGTGACCGGGACAAACTGCAGATATATAGTAGCACCTAAGGGGGTAAATATCTCAGGATtcagcagggggttcccagagctgaaatgaatggggttcaggccCGGAAATCCCCTGttcaaatatatatacaaaaagaacgattcctgcgctcctaccaattaggctaagataaaataatattctcatgaaaaagggtatttggttaaaccctttggccaaagcatttgtaagcctgcatgccacgtcaaggcaacccgtttaatgcaggtacctacactatactgtatatatatgcaataattgtcccatggactagtgaaaaaagtgtgaaagccctgaaggggttaaataaagcatgagcttatgtgagtagtgcaattaaaatctggctaaagccagtatcatacttacctttgctttaaaggtaatcagggtgcacaaattccctggtgtgaatataatacaacttacacatatacatctctctgtcagctttacacattcacccaccattcaatggagggtgatgtccagactgacactggggtgtaatatacctgcactaattggaaaattggtaggggctcagtaactgctatgtaaagcagatgagcattTAAACgtacccctatgacgtttcagagatactaaatttaaaatgccctatgggagtatgcagcaaggaaaatatatatatatatatatatcacacagtcGAGACTAGTGctagccctgtctttcctatggatataatggccattatatacatgggCAAGATAAGCTCAGACATCCTGAAATAAATGGTAatagtaattaaaatacattacagtacatattaaccccatGGGTTTCCATGACTATCTGACCAAAAAAGGCTgcaaaaggggttaatataaacattaaaaaaacagggAGTTTCCAGCCGCCACCACGGATCGTCCTTTTTATGACTGAAGCGCGGAAATCTCCGGAACCGGCTGATCCCAGGTGGATTGAAACAGCTCCCAAAGACTGCCCCTCCCAACAACGACAGAAAAAAAAGGATCAGATATACAcctgtgtgctgtgtatctgtgtacaACACCAATACAGACTCGGCACTCTCAGGGGCTTATTGAACGTAAATGAGGGGTTTATTAATAGAGGGCCTGTTCTCTAGCAGTATCAGTGCTACCATTTACAGTGCCCAGTACAGCAGCCCCAACTCGTTCTCCCCAGCGGACAGATGAGAACACTCAGGAGTTGAAGGGCCACAAGCGTGTTCTAAATGAATTGTTTATACATTTAAATACTGATACAATTTCCACATTTTACAAGCATTTAGAACATCTGCACCAtataccatatactgtatgctgtataTTCCATTACATTAGGTTACATGCACAAGTATTGAACTGTATTTCAGCCAGACACAACCAAGCTAATATTCATGCACAACCTTTTTAGCCTGCAATAACTAGTACAAGCCTGCAATACATAGTTATCATAATTAACACTCTAATATTAAATAATGTTAGTCAATGTCAGGCTTTATGTAAATGAATACAGTCCTTCGGTTTTCACTATTGCCTCTACGCTGCTAATACCCAAATCTACCTCTCCGGACCTCTCACTGTCTTTCTGCTACCCTGATATGCCAGTCACTGCACTGGTTACCCATACCCTGCAGCGTTCTATTCAAGACACTTCTGCTTACTTACAAAGCTACAGTATGCataactgtgcccctctctgaCCTGATTTCCAAGTCCTCTCCTACACGCAGTATGTGATCAGCTCTTGATCTACGTCTCTGCCTCCTTTTCCTTTATTAGTTgctctcactcccgcctacaagacTTTCCCCGTGCGACACCCCAACTCTGGAATTCTCTACCACGCACAATCATTCTCACCCAACATACATCTATTTAAAAGCCCCTTATAAAGGCACTTTTTCCAGTCTAACCCTCTCCTGACGTCTATGACCACAGAACTGCGTATTCAGTCCCAATGTTGATGGCCAAACCCTTGCTAAGAAACTCACACACAATTCCTTGCGTCTCCACTCCCTtccttctagattgtaagctctttgggacagggacctCTTTTCTGTTGTCTTGACTTAAAAAATGATGGGCTACATTTTTATGCCATTATGGTACAGCCATATTCTGAGCTGTGTTTATAGCAGGATAGTTGTATATTTCCCCTCAAATAAATCTATTACAATATATTGCCTACCACCTTTACAGTTCAGTATAAAGTGTCTCTCGTATAATTTAGCCTTTGTGGTGTAAATTGAAGGGTGCTGTAAGTGACCATGTCTTTGACAAATGAATCTTGGTGCAATGTTCTGTTCTGTTCATGTCTGCCCAGGATTGCACCGGAGGAGGATGGGAGCCAGCTGGATTGTGCATATTTGGACTCGCGTATTGGTGTTCTGCACTGCTCTTCCCAAAGACGCTGGATCTGTACAAAGGACCCTCACTGAAGCAGAGCATGTGACGATGAGCCAAAGGAGAACTATCGCCCCTAAAGTAATGGCGGAAGATGTGCAAGACATTGATGGTCGTGGCGTATCATTAGACTTTTTTGCGTGTGAAAATATTTGCAATACCGtgaagatttgtaaaaaaaaaaaaaatcacccggTGTGTCTCTCAAAACAGAATTTTTACTTGAGAGAGACACAGTCCCAGCTAAATGTCGCCAATTTTGTGAAATGTATTGCTTAATGTGTGAcaattgtccctgacgaagctccgtaattggggggaaacgtgcgttgggcacgtgatgatgtcatcagcctccgttatggggctgttttaaAACAGTGTTTCTCAGTCAGCCTATCAGTATTACA comes from Ascaphus truei isolate aAscTru1 chromosome 4, aAscTru1.hap1, whole genome shotgun sequence and encodes:
- the LOC142492577 gene encoding C-type lectin domain family 2 member B-like isoform X2, yielding MSQDKTKWLMDIRLQKPQEIQHLRYRGILTQYSNSMDHDFDIDVRRLEDPFGRRRNPVLTLCMRKTELPLIVIVAFVLLSCVLIGVLIGVLISVPIGYYSAPKSSPCPDDWMLVSGRCYYFSERETDWKSSEKFCTDAGGSLVMLKDNKTEEVVNRLKNKYDYWIGLKKDAQGKWKWSDGTLYTGKIAPEEDGSQLDCAYLDSRIGVLHCSSQRRWICTKDPH